A window of the Triticum urartu cultivar G1812 unplaced genomic scaffold, Tu2.1 TuUngrouped_contig_3566, whole genome shotgun sequence genome harbors these coding sequences:
- the LOC125527317 gene encoding atherin-like: MARPGATPRYPLLAVLVFCAACACTPDAHADAPRSSTISASPEPSPYPLLQPRHGNRHACAPAGAIALPNIMLLLPSPGPGNDALAPSDAAATIPSNPSPPNPNAVEPDSAFVPLGPAARAAVARMQSSTPMPPDVAWAVLPAVGLMVTMWLA; this comes from the coding sequence ATGGCAAGACCCGGCGCCACCCCACGCTACCCCCTCCTCGCCGTTCTCGTGTTCTGCGCTGCCTGTGCGTGCACGCCGGACGCACATGCGGACGCGCCCCGTTCGTCGACCATCTCCGCCTCACCGGAGCCGTCGCCGTACCCGCTGCTGCAGCCGCGCCACGGCAATCGCCACGCGTGCGCTCCCGCCGGCGCTATCGCTCTGCCCAACATAATGCTGCTGCTCCCATCCCCGGGCCCCGGCAACGACGCGCTGGCACCGTCGGACGCGGCGGCCACCATCCCGTCCAACCCGAGCCCGCCCAACCCCAACGCCGTCGAGCCCGACTCCGCGTTCGTCCCCTTAGGCCCTGCTGCACGTGCTGCCGTCGCTAGGATGCAGTCCTCCACGCCAATGCCGCCCGACGTGGCCTGGGCGGTGCTCCCGGCTGTGGGGCTCATGGTCACCATGTGGTTGGCGTAG